The following proteins are co-located in the Vigna angularis cultivar LongXiaoDou No.4 chromosome 2, ASM1680809v1, whole genome shotgun sequence genome:
- the LOC108328585 gene encoding AT-rich interactive domain-containing protein 2, giving the protein MEIFDDSNQTSHSSNLESEDMELNQTQNNSLPEDNEIPRAIIPIGPRFQAEVPKWEDSTNEKCHNNDDDLKWLGIQVWPMSNISENSTKGIGEGRPDSCYCKNLGSIECVKLHIREAKELLKLEIGATIFSSWKFDEMREEVSKSWILEEDKEFESLLELNTSSTVKNLWKPYCFSMETRSLQEVHHVNDKIRTSMKRSYNQI; this is encoded by the exons ATGGAGATTTTTGACGATTCGAATCAGACTTCACATTCTTCAAACTTAGAAAGTGAAGATATGGAGCtaaatcaaacacaaaacaacTCATTACCAGAGGATAATGAAATTCCAAGGGCAATTATTCCCATTGGACCTCGTTTTCAAGCTGAAGTTCCTAAGTGGGAAGACTCAACAAATGAAAAATGTCATAATAATGACGATGATTTAAAGTGGCTAGGTATTCAAGTTTGGCCAATGTCTAATATTAGTGAAAATAGTACAAAAGGTATTGGAGAAGGTAGGCCTGACTCTTGCTACTGTAAAAATTTAGGATCAATTGAATGTGTTAAATTACACATTAGAGAAGCAAAAGAACTTTTGAAATTGGAGATTGGTGCAACAATATTTTCAAGTTGGAAATTTGATGAAATGAGAGAAGAAGTTTCAAAATCATGGATATTAGAAGAGGATAAAGAATTTGAATCTCTACTAGAATTAAATACATCTTCAACTGTCAAAAATTTGTGGAAGCCATATTGTTTTAGCATGGAGACAAGATCTTTACAAGAAGTTCACCATGTCAACGATAAGATTAGAACTTCAATGAAAAGAAGTTACAATCag ATATAG